The following DNA comes from Epinephelus lanceolatus isolate andai-2023 chromosome 1, ASM4190304v1, whole genome shotgun sequence.
gtacagtatgttactGGAGGAATGTACTATTTGAATATGAGGTGAAAGACACACTCACTGTCTCCATTGTAATCTCCTGGCTGTTGAGACTCTGCATTTAAACCACCTAGTCCTGGTGACTCTCCATCTATTGTACAGTGACACATAGCTTACCATTAGTTAGTGCAGGACAAAGTGGAAGGTACTTACAGAGAAGAACAAAAAATATACGATGGGTTTGTTGAAGTAACAACTCACCAACTTTGGCCGCTCCACACCTGAAGCACTTCAGCCTCTTCCGGAAATTGTACAGACCACACTGTAATAAACCAAAGACAATGTTGAGGTCCTTTTtcttttcaagaaaaaaagcatAGTCTGGGATCACAGTGTAGTGCCTaaaacacctaaaacacacacacacacacacacactttatactGAGTTATTTACATATTAGCTTGTAGCACTGCCATACTAGCACAACCGttgcatgcccccagtttggaatAACAGACAGAGAAAGCAAAGCAATGATCTGCTTTGGAAAAGTCAGCAGCAAAGCGTATTTCAGCCACCTAGGAAAATCAATATGACTTCAACAGTAtgctagaatattttcactgctttaccttgctgtcttACTGCCCTCTCTGCTCGGGAACTGAGGCTGTTATATCCATCTATGCTcacttcaaagccaccagactcctttgacaaaagcTGTAATTTTACGTCTCGAAACATgagagttgctggtctactgctgccttcatCACTTAGTTTTTTGTGTTatggtgtgactttggtgaatccaaactaaccctttaacaCACAGAAGTCACgcaataaaacaaactaactgatcgaggcagctcCTGTGGTGTGTGAGgtaaaaattacagtttttgtcaaaaggagcctggtggctttgaagagagcatagatggatTGAACAGCTTCGGTGCCCTGTTGCAAAGGGCTGTCTTCTAAATGAAACAAACACTTAaactaatattgattttttttttaggtttttcctgctgcccctgtccacagctgTACATTGCTTTGCTTCCACAGTGCTGCtcctgcctgtttctccaaactgggggcgtgccgactgcatttactgtaggtaatacaatGACTTTGGATAAGCACCTCATACAACTTCACCTCAAGAAATCCcaagtttccctttaaggttctctatttttcttttttttggtatCATGTATTTATTCTAACTCTATTTACTCAGTGCATGACCcagaaatgttgtgtttcttgTTCCTTACAACTCAGTACCCCCTCCCcttttttgtttcctgtttttttgtcCCCCTATCTTAGAGAAACGTGCAGGAATTTCAATGTGCTTATACTCTGCCTGTgtaaaaggcaacaaaagctaGTTATAAATGACACTCACTGCATTGCAAAGCCAGTTTTCAAACTTCTGTCTCCTGTTGCTGTAGTGCACCGCGATGCTCTTCCCCTGgatcaccaacttgttctgcgaAAGTCAAAATCCAACAATTATTTCAAATTCCCGACAGACGCGTGAGAGCAGCTGGAACGGGAAAGAGTGGCTAGGCTTACACTCTTAGCTGCTTAGGTAGAGTGTCTCAGGGAGTAAAAAGGGAACAGAGGCAGAGAGTGAAGTTCAGAGAGAAAGCTGCGGTTCTGTGTATGAGGGAATGAgttctcaaaataaaaaaaaggttctAAGTGTTTGGGATCGGAGTGCTGCCAGCTCGTCCATGTTTCACTCCAGTCTTCGGATTTTTAATGGAGATGAGAAAATATCCAAGTGACTGAGCTGGAGCAGAATGTGCTATGGAACCACATATGGGATAGTCGAGACTGAACAAGACTACTTGGGCCACTCTGTGGACAGGACGAATACTCCTTTCATGGAGGAGAGGCTTATGTAGCttattgtcctatttttttgCATAGTATCTTGGTTAATATTCGTAACAGAACAGACAAAATATTTCATTGCATTTCCAAAAACAAGAAGTGATTCAATACTGAATTCACAACATAATGTAATCTAAGCAGTTGAGACTATTCTGtctgaaataaatcaatgagCCAAGAGTGTGATATCAAATATATTTACCTCTGATATCACAGTTTTGAGTgaccaaggctaccatacagtCCTACATCTAAACACCAACAGTTTTTAGCTCTGTATATTGCAAATATGTCACTCATGTATCGGTTAATCGGGGCCCTAATCTCCAAGAATAATTCTAAACTTGGTGATTGTTGAGGCAACCTGATTGGTCTCCATCCATCGGGTAGAATCTTGCAAGTGATAAAACTCCACGAAGGCGAAACCTCGGCTTATACCTAGAGACAGCATTCAAATATAGACGGGAGGCGTGTTAGTTAGAATGCTTTGGTGCAACATTCAAACTCACAATGGGCTTGTACAGTCCAGTTCAAAGCAAAAACGGAGGTGGGAAGGGTGCTTACAAGGTCAAGGGGATGGTGGCAGTATGGTGTTTACCATAACACGTAATGTCTGTACAGAAATAGTAGAGGGAACAGTACAAACAGTAACCTCCTTACCTGGCCATATCATCATCATATAATCAAAACCAGACTACGTGACACAAAGGATCCTCTGACAGGTGTAGTATGAGGCTTTTTTTTAGGGATTGCAATAAAAGAAGCAAAGTGGGCTGTAAGACAGAACGTGGAGGTGAACAGGAGACACTCGACACTCACCTGTCCTTTTCTTCATCAAGCGTATGTCCACAGGCTGGGGCCCCTGCAGCTGCTCGAGCGCTGAGCGGATCTGGAGACAGTCAAATTCATCTGAATGCAACTACTGATCTCTTTCACTGTATTGCCAAGCATTAGCAAGTTAAGTTTTTAACTTAAGTTTTAATAACATGCAGGTAACACTTTTATCAAACTTCACGCCATTTCTCCATATTTAGAAATGATAGGCTGCCTCTTCCTTACCAAGTTAGTCAAAAAGCAGCTGACATGAGCTGTAGTCATTGAACAAACTCAACTTCCTAACTTTAACTGTCAGAACTTGTGGTAAAGCCAGACCAAATGTGGCCAAAACCTCCCACAATCAGCTGCTTGATGATGGATAAACTGCCACGCAAGCCCAAATGTTAGGTCAACAAACGAGACAGATTGGTGCAGAGGCTGCCTCTGACTTCTAAAATTTATTCTCATTTACATTCACAAAGGATCTCAGGTGTTTCTGGTTTCAGCACCGTAACTTCACACCCATTCCAGGTCAGTTTACAGACTATGAACTCAGCCCTAAAAGCCTACAGCCCATCCTTCTCTGCCTCAATACATCACACTCTTTATGAGGGATTCACTGCTCCTCATGAAAAATTAAGCAGAAGGCAGCATTTCTACGTATCTCTCGACACTCTGCGTGGCTTTACTCTTAAATCAGTGGCATCAGTGAGACTTGTGAGCTTACATCATCCTCTGTGACATGAAGAGAGAGACCCCTCAGCATTATAGtcttgctctcctcctcctgctccattTTGTAGTCCTGGTCTGGATAATCCCCCTCGTATTCATCATCGGATCTGTCACTATTGCGTCGTTTTCGGCCCCTCtgctgcagacaaacacacacaaaatgctgTTGTTATTAAATTTAGAACCAagatgttttgtattttctatTACATGTGAGAAAGTAATATGAGCTTACAATAATATTCCATTTCCCTCACCTCTggactgtctctgtctctgcgtTCATCAAAGCGCTCCCGGTGTCTATCATCACCCCATCGTCGATCATAATCCCTCTCCACATCTCTGCTCCGTCTTTCATGCCATTCTGGATCATCTCTCCTCCCATCCGAGCCATATCTTCCACTACGTTCACCCCGACTCagcctgaaaaaaagaaaatgagggTCAGTGTGGGTACACTGAATATGTGCCACTTTCAAGTTGGATTATGCTCATTTTACCTTTTATCAGCTCCCATGGTTTAATGTAGAGGATCAAGTGACACTGTGGAAAAATCAAAAGTTTTCAGCCATTGGATCACTATCAAAAATAGCTCTCAATTTCAGGGATAACATCAGAGAGATTGATGGCTTAATGACTGGAACTAACGCCTTGACTTGTTTTAACTTTATGAAGCTGAAAAGCAGATTTGACTTTAGGATTTTGTAATATAAAAACGTTTTGCGCTGAAAGATGTGCTctaaaaaaaaggctgaattttcaatacaatattatcattACATTCAGATCACATATGAATGGCTAAGGTCACTGATGAAGCCAAGCCAGGGACACTAAAGGCCTGCCTTAACACGACTAACAGAAGGCGATATTACAACAATAAGAAAACTGAGCCCAACCAGCGACAACACTGCAGAAACAGGCGGCCCTTTGCTAACACTGTAGCAACCGAGCTAGTTTAGCTGTGTGTGATAGACGTTATAGCTTCAACGTTTGATTCTGTATGGATTAGCTAACGTGACCTTAAATAACTTAGCTTAAATTAGCtgaaacaacaaatacaaatcaCCGTGTTACATACCGTTTACTGGCACGGACTGCAGCATCTGATGTTGTTTTCTCCCCAGTCCTTCCGGTCAGCAGAaggctcttcttctctgtttttaaGACAGATAGCAAACACGTTAACTGCGCACTATCGCCCCCTACTGACACAGAGGACACGGTgaacaaacaagcaaaccaTAATGCTCTCTTATTCCTGTGAAATTAGTCTGTATTACTAAAAcatcacataaaataaatactacATTTTCATATATAATTGTGCAAAAATCTGTTAAGTAATATACTTATAAATGTGTATCACTGTAAAGTGTGGGCGAAATCTACACAGGATCTTAACTTGTATAAACAGTTTATAGTAACAGTTTGAATTACCTAAAACATACTTGGCCAGTAAATCTGGTTCAGTGTCTGATTCCtttggaaagaaaataaaagacgtTGAAACCTTAATATTTGTCCTTACCCTGGCCAGATACTCTAAGTTATAGGCTGCGTCCTGTTTCCCCAGATCTTCCTAACCATCAGTCATTAACAAACtatgatacaaaaaaaaagaattctgtATAATTTACAATGGTGCtgactttaaataaaatgaatgtgcTTTCACTTTATATAATATTCAGGAGCAACTTACTATTGCTGCTCTGCGTGTCTGCATGTAATGCTAAGCTGTGCTTCATGGTGCTTGCATGTCTGTTTGTGCTAACATGTTTGCTGTGGTTGTTGtgttactgtattgtactaATGCTCTGTTGTTGCTTGTTGCTTTGCATGGCTTATGTTCTGCATGGCTTCAGTTTCTGTTTGCTATAATTACTGCTGTATTTATGTCTTTGTGCTGTCTTTGTCCTGTGAATTTGTCCTGTGAATGTTATCCTTTTTTTGGTCTCAAAACATGTTGCCAAAGGACTGCAGATGAAACTTAGCCAGCTtgctaacactggcacatttatagaaatgttaattaatgtttattgtccttataaataaaataaaccagtCAAACTACATAAACTGATTGAAAATGCTATTCCTCCTGTCTTTGATTGCCTTGGTGCAACCTACAACACATCGTCTaatatttactgtatgtgtgctgttcagtggtggaaagtaactaagtgtttactcaagtattgttttgaggtacttgtactttactgtaCATGAGTATTTCAATTTTGGGGGGTAGTTCATACTTGTACTCCACTGAAATTCGGAGGGAAATACTGTAGTGTACATGTACAACATAATTTATGATGTATTATCATAATTTAAGATTAAACTTCCTTGATTCTGAGGGGAAATCCACAAGTTATGGGGCAATATATGAAATGcttaaaattagctccaccttcaCTAGCTGTAACATTAAGGCAGTGTGTTAATACATCAGTAATTAccatttaattatataatttatCTGGTTCTGAGATGGACAATTCTACATTATGAGTACTGGCCTGCTTAATGTATATTCTGATGCTAATACTTCAGTGCTTTTTTTGCACTAAAACCTGCTTAAAGCTGAGTATTTCTGCACTGAGATGATGCATACAGTGTCAAACTGTGTTATTGTGAGATATCACACTGTGATAGTCAAATGCAAAAGTATAAGAGTACTTCCTCTATCGGCTCGCCCTGGGCTGTCCCCTTGACCGCAGGCTGTCCCGCTGAGGACATCACTGGCACAGGGACACCAGCTGGCCTCTGGCCCAGCAGACACTTCCCCCCATCATCGCGGGGTGGCGCTGCAGTCCCGGTGAGATGCGGATGACCTGCAGAAGCAGAAATCTGCTCTCATCCCTGGAGTCTACACTACTGCGCGATGGCCCCGACAGtggatgcaaactgttaaatcTAACTTAATTTACTAAACTACCTCACATACCGTATGACCTGGGTCTCTAGCAGCTGGAAGAAACACTACAAGAGGTCGCCGCCGCGCTACGACGACTCGCCTGCTCCCATCAACGGTCACCCGGACATCAGGAGGAAGgtagccagctggctaacattagcgAGCCATTAGCGTCAGCTGCTATTTGGGGTAGTCAAATACATTATCACTACTGTTTTATCAAAGACAAGGTCGTCGCTGCTGTTTGGAGTTCATATGAGGTTGTTAgacgttagcttgttagcttggtACCTGTTATTACCGCTACCTTAACGACActggctagctaacgttagctaaatgGGCTGACAGCGCATCCCTCGGTCGTAGCTTGCCACAGCTACATCTTTGTTTAGCAAAGCATTACAATAAAAATGCCTCACACTAGTTAAAACATTACCTCATTTTTTGAGACGATGAAAAGCTGTGTAAATATTGCCTGCCatgtactgaaagtgtttgttatCCGCTCGCCTTGCTGTCTGTGATCCTCCAGGTAAGCTACCAGGCTGTATGGCTGAACCGGAGCTTCTGCTGGACTCCAACATCCGACTTTGGGTGGTGTTACCCATCGTCTTCATCACCTTCCTTGTCGGGGTGATTCGCcattatgtgtccattcttcTTCAGAGTGACAAGAAGTTGACGTTAGAACAGGTCTCTGACAGGTACGCAGTCCTCAACTGTGTGGTGGAtcatattaaaaacaaatgaacaaacaatAGAAAAACCCACCTGGAAGTCATGTGAATTAATAACTGTATGTTGTGTCATCTCCAAACCCAGCCAGGTTCTCATTCGGAGCAGAATCCTtagagaaaatggaaaatacaTTCCCAAACAGGTAGGGGACTTCATCATCCATCAACATCAGTCATGTACAAGTTATTAAACACATCCACTGGTTTGCATTCATTTGTCACAACTGCAATGCGAAGAACGTCACTGAAAATCTCTTTTTGTTTCAGTCCTTTTTGATGAGGAAGTTCTACTTCAATAATCAAGAAGATGGATTTTTCAAGAAGACCAAAAGAAAGGTTGTTCCGCCCTCTCCAATGACAGGTAATCCCTTTTAAGTATTTACCAATATAGTACATGAATACAGTCCTCTTGGTCATAACCCACAGTGACCCTTCATAAAGATgcacatttaaaggtccagtgtgtacaatttaggggatatattggcagaaatggaatgtaataTTCATAATAATGTATTCATTTgcatataatcacctgaaactaagaatcagcCTGCtattgttaccttaaaatgacctgtttatatctacacattGAGCggggtcctcttccacggagtcCAAATCTGGCTGTAGATATAGCCTTTTgcgttttcacatcagccattGTAGTTCTCAAACACTGTCTGCACACAGGAGAGGTTTCAGTTTGTTGCACAGTGCAACCTCACCACAAGATGCTATTAAATCCTACGCTGGACCTTTGAATGTAAAATGAATGtcattcaaagaaaaaaaaagctctcagGTGTTCTGTGCTTCATGTCTGTATTTACCAAGAAACACTTTTGATGTGACACATTTGGATTTTTACATATCAGCAAAGTCTGCACTGTTGTTATCaatgatatatatgtataagaACTGTCCTTcgcaaaatgttttttaagtgCATCTTGCTgaactgttgttgtttgtatctTTCCACAGATCCCAGCATGCTGACAGACATGATGAAAGGAAATGTCACCAATGTGCTTCCCATGATCCTCATTGGAGGCTGGATCAACTGGACATTTTCAGGATTTGTAACAAGTAAGGATCTCAGTCTCTTGCAGATCTTGCTGTTTGTGGTGCAGAATGTGTAAGgcacaaaaaaaagacttttaccAGATAAGATATTGTTGTTAATATGGGAATATTGACTTCTTTCTAACCTGTGCTCTATTTCATACAGCTAAGGTTCCCTTCCCTCTCACTCTGCGCTTCAAACCCATGCTGCAGCAAGGAATAGAGCTGCTCTCACTGGATGCCTCCTGGTAAACTAACAGAACAAGATCTGTGCTGTATgagtcataatgtaataatctcCAAATGCTTAAGATACTGTGTGACCTTCTCCTCAtctgttctgtctctgtgtgtttatcaTGTAGGGTGAGCTCTGCCTCGTGGTACTTCCTGAATGTGTTTGGACTAAGAAGCATGTACTCATTAATTCTAGGCCAAGACAATGGTAATTTTAGCTCATTTTAAGAGAATTTCAATTCTTTTGTGTGGTAATTTGTAGTTTTGATAACATGAAAGTGTTTTCTCAGAGGGTTTAACAGTAATAGTAACTTTGTCATACTGTAAGGAATTATTTGATTcacacttaaaggtccagtgtgtaggatttaggggcaatTGTACATACTATtcaactatgttttcattattatAATCTCCTTTAACTaagagttgttgtgtttttgttacttgaAATAAGCTGTTTATACCTACACACATAGCAGGTTCTCTGTCTTGGAGTCTgacatgttgttctacagtagcccagaacggacaaaccaaacactggctctagatagggtctTTTACGTGTTGATATTGGCCACCCTAGATCTGCAACACACTTGCCACATGGGAGAATCTGGAGTTCTGCGAcgtcaccgctagatgccactaaatcagGCATATCCAAAGTCTGGCCCAGGGGCCAATCGTGGCCCATGGACCACTTTGCAAAGGCCCTCAGCTTGACATTCATATATGTATATTATACTGTATGTGGTCCACCAAACAATATTGGTTAATCAAGCAAGGTCACTTTGTATTTTTTCCGTTCACCTCACAATGGTCAGACTGTCATACAATTTTTAGACGTACACCTAGTAGGAACTACGCAGGTGGAACTAATGTGTTTCCATAAACAGACGGAAACAAGCAAACAGAATGcttacccatccatccatccattttcatccgcttatccggggccggttcacgggggcagcaggccaagcaaagcaccccagacatccctctcctcggcaacactttccagctccagagggaggcgcccaggaggcatcctgatcagatgcccgagccacctcaactgaccccttttgacgcgaaggaacagcggctctactccgagctccctctggatgtccgagctcctcaccctatccctaaggctgagcccagccaccccacggaggaaactcatttccaccgcttgtatccgcgatctcattttttcggtcactacccagagttcatgaccataggtgagggttgggacgtagatggaccagtaaattgaaagctttgctttctggctcagccctctcttcaccacgacggaccggcgcagcgcccgcatacctgcagaagctgcaccgacccgccgatccatctcacgctccattctaccctcacttgtgaacaagaccccaagatacttgaactccctcccttgaggcagtaactctcccccaacccggagAGGGCAAACCACCGGTTTCCGacagaggaccatggcctcagacttggaggtgctgactctcatcccaactgcttcaca
Coding sequences within:
- the emc3 gene encoding ER membrane protein complex subunit 3; the encoded protein is MAEPELLLDSNIRLWVVLPIVFITFLVGVIRHYVSILLQSDKKLTLEQVSDSQVLIRSRILRENGKYIPKQSFLMRKFYFNNQEDGFFKKTKRKVVPPSPMTDPSMLTDMMKGNVTNVLPMILIGGWINWTFSGFVTTKVPFPLTLRFKPMLQQGIELLSLDASWVSSASWYFLNVFGLRSMYSLILGQDNGADQSRIMQEQMSGAAMAMPADTNKAFKAEWEALELTDHQWALESVEEDLMSRELDFDGMFSKELPSGIF